TACAAACAAATCAATTTTCGCCAACAACTAAACTAGTTGGTCAAGCAATTTTTAGTTTACAGGGAACTAATGAGACGGATGTAGATTTGTTTCCTAGAGATGGAAAACCGGAACGCCAAGCCGAAACAAATTTAAACTTCGCCAATAGCGCCCAAATAACACTAGCTACTTCTTTTTTAGGAAATGATTTACTGTTAACTAGCTTAGCTTCTGGCAATTTGAATTCTTCTGCGCCGTATGTGTATACCAATATGGGACGGTTGGGTTTTGAATCCGACACAAACAATAATGATTTAGTCATCAATGAGTTATCTTATCGATTTCCCATCTCTGATCAAGTCGGAATTGTTGTAGGGACAGCAGGGGTGAATCCTGTGAACACCTTTCGCGGTATTAACCCCCTAGAAGGTGCTGGCGAAGGAGCAATTTCTTTATTTGGTCAGCGTAACCCAATTTTGGCAACTGGCAATAGTACTGGTGGTGTGGGGTTTGATTGGCAGATTAGTGATCGCATCAGTTTACAAGGTATCTATAGTGCAGAAATTCCTAGTTTTCCTAATGATACAAACTTGGGGGGCATATTTGGGGGCAGATATACCACAGGCGCGCAATTGACATTAGTACCTACCGATAATATTGATGTCGGTGTACATTATCTTTTCTCTCACAGTCCCGATGGCTTACTAGGAAATGGTATTGGTGATGCTCAACTCATTTCCCCTTTCGCACCGCCTACAGCCTTTAATACTCATGCTGTTGGTGCTACTGTTACATGGCGGATCAATCCCAATTTGCAATTCGGGGCTTGGGGTGGTTGGACTCACTCAGATCCAGTGAAACTTTCTGGAAGTGTGGAAACCACAAATTGGGCTGTGTTTGCAGCTTTTCCTAACTTGGGGCGTCCTGGCAATTTGGGAGGAATTCTATTTGGACAACCCCCTAAAATCACTTCTAGTACTTTACCAGAAGGCTATAACTTTCCTAACTTTTCTGATGGAGGAACAGCTGGTGGACGTGACCATACATCTGTACACGCAGAAATGTTTTATCGTGCCCAGTTGAATAATAATGTAGCCCTAACTCCAGGTGTATTCTTCATTTTCAATCCTGATCACAACACTGCAAATGACCCCTTAATAGTAGGGTCTTTGAGAGCCACTTTCCGGTTTTAATTCTCTACTGGTGTAAATATAACTATAAAGTCTAGCTACCTACGTAACATAGCTAGATAAATCAAGCTTTTTGGTAATAGCCATAGTAAAATCACAGTATTTTTTTTGACTTTTTAATTAAAGGCAATCTCAAATGCAAGTAAAAGTATCAGGCTTTGAAACACAACAAAAACCAATCAAAAATTACTGTAAATTGGGTTGTGGAATTTTTAGCAGCACTGGCTTAGCCGCAGTTTTAATTGGTTTAGGAACAGTCAGTGCCTCTGCTGAAATTACGCCCTTTCAAATTCAAAGTACTGGGACTATTTCAGGTACTATCGAACTTCCTAGCTTTAATCCCAATTTCAATAACAGTGTGACTCGTGTAGATACTGACTCTACGGGAACTTATAACCGAAATATAGGTTCAAACACTAATCCCAATTACGTTCTTGTTTACAAGTCAGATTATGTCAAGGTAGAAACACGTGCTGATGGAAGTTTACATTATTTTGTAGACTTTAAAGGAATTCCAGTTGTTTCATTCGACGGTATCCTCAATTCCCCAGTGTTATCTGATGGTGAACTGACGCCCTATACTTATCAAGGAAAATTACCAGGAACTAAATATCAGGGCGTAGTTCAAGACGAATTTGGACTCACAAAAGCTTTTTACACAGGTATTGTTACCGATCCAACAACTGGACAGCAATATGAAGGTACTTTTCAAGTCAGTGGACAAGGGCCAAGATATAGCGATCGCAACGGTGGCAAAAGTCCTACAGTCTTTGATTTCAAATCAGATCTTCCAGGAAAACCAACCGTAACATCATACAAAATGACCAACAGCCCGTTGGTAAGATTGACGATCAATGTACCCGCGGATGCAAAACTAGTCACCCCACCCACTACAGGCGCTGGTAGTAGCACACCTCCAACTCCCCTAACCCTACCCCAACTCCTCCCACTCTCCCCACCTCCCCATCACCCCATCTCCCCACTTCCTCCACCTCCCCAACTCCCCCCACTTCCCCCACTTCCCCCACTCTCCCCATCTCCCCATCTCCCCATCTCCCCATCTTCCCACCTCCTCCACCTCCTCATCTCCCCCACTCCCACATCTGACATAGAATTTAGTAGCGGTAATTTCATTGCAGTCAATTCACCAGTTTTCAACTCCGCGTCCATGTGTGTGCAAGATTCTAAAAACTGCCGGACAAAAGTAAAATTGACACCCAAAAAAGCGATCGGTCCCCGCAGCCGAGTACTGCTACGTTAATAATTCCTTTCTGGAAAACAACCCATCCGAAGTGAAATCTATAACTATAGTCAGAAATGGAACAAAATCCCATTCTGCAAATTCTGTTCTGGGGTAGTAGCCTATTTTTTTGTTCTGGCTATACTAGAAGATTAATACACCTGTCTTCCCAGCAATACCAACGCAGAGTCAGTTTCTATGCACATAAACTTATTTTCTAAAGTTCTATGAAACCGATTTGCTAGCGTCAAGCAACAATCACAGTCAGATTTTCTTTGTTTGACGAATCAAACAACTGAGTTCACATCTAGAAAATACGTAATCACTCACACACACTTCTAAGGAAGCAACGATGAAAGCGGAACTGATTGAATTGATGGCTAGAGTTGTACAGGTCTTACAAATAAACATGCGTTGGATGACTTGGAATTTATTTTTGGCATTTATACCTTTAGCTTTGAGTGTTTGGCTGTTTCGCATCAAACGTGGGCGTTCTTGGGTTTGGTGGCTAGGATTTTTGGTCTTCTATGCTTTTTTACCAAATGCACCCTATTTATTAACTGATATCATTCACCTCATTGATGATATCCGCACAATTCAATCTGTGTGGATGATTACCTTGGTGCTAATTCCCGTATATTTCCTAGTAATCATGGCTGGTTTTGAAGCCTATGTCATATCTTTAATAAATGTGGGATATTATCTGCACCGCATTGGCAAGAGTCAATGGATTATTTGGATGGAAATGATTACTCATGCCTTGTGTGCTGTTGGTATTTACTGGGGTCGATTCTTGCGTTTTAATAGTTGGGATTTTGTAACTCAACCCGATGCCTTATTGACTAGGGGAGTAGAAGAAATTTTGGGTAAGCAGCCCTTAGTAATCATTGCAATTACTTTTGCTATACTTGTTAGCTTACACTGGCTAATGAAACGAGTAACTTTAGGTTTTGTGAGTCAAAAAAGTAAAAGTATAGTTATTCAGCCGACAAGCATGAATACTAATAGCCATAATGCTAGTTAACTAACTCAATTTTGGATTCAGATAGTTATTCCAAATCAAAAACAACAAACAACAAATAACAAAACTTATTTCTGTACCTGCCTTTTTCTCCATCTTAAGAGAGGGTATAAGGTAGGTATTTTTTTATCAAAAGAAAGATGTAGTAATAATATAAATTAATTTCAATTAATTTAGATAGTTCATTTTCAATTGATAGATAGGAATTGAATATATGCAACCATTATCCATTGAAGAAATAAAAACTTTAGTAGAAAATGCTCAAAGTCCTTGTGTTTCTCTGTACATGCCCACACAAAAAGCAGGGCCGGAAACTCGCCAAAACCCAATTCGCTTCAAAAATCTAATTCGAGAAGCAGAGGAACGCTTGACTGAAATGGGGATAGACAACACTGAAGCAGTAGAGTTTCTCCAGCCAGCCAAAGAACTTGATACGAATGAGTTTTGGCAACACCAAGACGTTGGTTTGGCAATCTTCATCTCGCCAAATGTGTTTCGCTACTACCAGCTCCCGATGGATTTTCAAGAATTAGTAGTTGTTAGCAATCAATTCCACCTTAAGCCATTAGTGCATCTCGTCAATAATGATGGACGGTTTTTCGTCCTAGCTCTCAGTCAAGATAATGTTAGGTTCTTTGAGGGAACACACTACAGCATCCAAGAGGTAGAAGTAGAAAATATGCCTAAGAGCCTGGATGAAGCTCTGCTCTATGACGAGACTGCAAAAGAGGGGCAGCGACGAATTGGGACATCCAGAGGGGGAACTGCTAATCCTTTTTCCCAGCCAGGTGAATTTCACGGACAGGGGAGTCCCGACAGAGACGAACACCAAAAAGACATTCTGCAATTCTTTCACGCTATTGATGACGCATTACACGAAAAACTACGGGATGAAAAAGCACCTTTACTGCTGGCTGGAGTAGAGTATCTCTTTGCGATTTACAGAGAAGCTAATTCTTACAAACATCTACAGGAGGAAGGTATTCATGCCAATGTAGACATCATCAAGCCGGAAGAATTACACGAACAGGCCTGGCAAATTGTCGAACCCATATATACTCAATCGCACAAGGCTATTATGGAACTTTATCAGCAAATTGCTGGAGAGGGAACTGGTAGAGCCTCTAGCGACCTCAAAGAAATTATTCCTGCTGCTTATTACCAAAGAGTGGATTATTTGTTAGTACCTGTAGATCACCAGGTATGGGGTGACTTTGATCCTGAAACAATGGCTGTAGATTTGCACTCAGAACCACAACCAGATGACCAAGATATGTTGGATTTTGCTGCTATTCATACGCTACTAAATGGTGGGGCAGTTTACACTGTCGACCCAGGAGAATTACCAAATGGCGTACCAGCAGCAGCGATTTTCCGATATTAATGATTCACAGGGTGTTGTATAAAGATAAACATGTTACATACAACACCTTTTATGAAGAGCATTCGTTCTTTTATCCACCAGTCTTTAATAGGTTTGGCTATTTTGAGTGGTATGGCGGGATTCGCTACCTCTGTGGAAGCAGAAGTAATTACTGGGCAATTAGGCAATATACGAGCAGAAATTTCCTACGAACAACCACAGGAATATCAGTATAAAAACGTGCAAATAAAAATTGTCCGAGCAGGTAAAATTGTTTTAGAGCAAAATTTGCCGCAAGACAGCGAGTATGATAGACCGATAGGCGCTCTTTTGGATAAAAATGACCAAAATAAGTTACCAGTGTTGGATTTAGACGGGGACAAAGAACCAGAGGTAGTAGCTGATTTCTTTACTGGTGGAGCGCACTGTTGTACTTACTCATTGATTTATCGCTATGACAGTAAGGCTAACCAGTATAAAAAAATTCGCCATGAATGGGGTAATGGTGGTTATCGACTCAAAGATTTAGATCAAGACGGTTTACCAGAGTTTGAAAGTCGAGATGATCGCTTTGCCTATGCATTTACAGCCTATGCTGCTTCTGGTTATCCGTTGCAAATTTGGCAATATCGTCAAGGGAAGATGATAGATGTTACCCGCCGCTATCCGAAATTAATTTACGCTCATGCCTTTAAATTATGGCAGACCTTTTTGTCAGCACGCAATGAAGTAGATAACGGCAAGGGATTTTTATCAGCGTACTTAGCAGATAAGTATATGCTTGGTCAAGGAGAAGATGGGTGGCAAAAAGTTAAACAAGCTTATAAAGGTAGCGATCGCAATAAGTACTTTGCTGATTTACGTAAGTTTTTGCGGGAAACTGGCTATATAAAATAAGTTAGTGTTTATTGGATAGTGGTTAGTGAATAGTAGCTATTCATAAAAAATAAACTAACTACTAACTACTAACTACTAACTACTAACTACTAATGCACAAACGCGATGTTCCTCGCGTCTCTACCCACCAACTACTAACTATTGCATTTGTCGTCGTGCGGCTTCTAAAATTAGGCGTTGCTCAGCACGAGCGATCGCTTCGTATGTCCTTGATACTGCTTCCGATTCTACGGAGATAGAGGTAATACCCCATTCAATCAAATGCTCTATAATTTCTGGATACAACGCTGGTGCTTGACCACAAATAGAGCAAGGTATTCCTGCTTCTCTGGCTGTGCGGATCAGTTGAGCAACAGCCTTCATAACTGCTGGGTGACGTTCGTCAAATGCTTTTGCGAACTGTCCCTGCTCTCTATCTACTCCTAATATTAATTGAGTTAGGTCATTGGTTCCGATTGAAATTCCTTGGACACCAGCTTTGACGTACTGTGGTAGCAAA
Above is a genomic segment from Fischerella sp. JS2 containing:
- a CDS encoding iron uptake porin yields the protein MSNIGLLVIGVLATGQSSPATLPQDLQEKPDNLLLEVNSDQTNSCVLVAEITPPELILQEQNIKNVPSESIKCKYKEKLLNQSKIKSYNSSMIALQPEEEKQQKSINQQVVKIGEENTSSDLNNQMSKVTSVSQLDDVQPQDWASSALQSLVERYDCIAGYPDSNFLGNRAINRYEFAAGVAVCLEKINELIANNKNNTVTEEDLIILQRLQTEFQVQLQELQGRVANLEAQTEELQTNQFSPTTKLVGQAIFSLQGTNETDVDLFPRDGKPERQAETNLNFANSAQITLATSFLGNDLLLTSLASGNLNSSAPYVYTNMGRLGFESDTNNNDLVINELSYRFPISDQVGIVVGTAGVNPVNTFRGINPLEGAGEGAISLFGQRNPILATGNSTGGVGFDWQISDRISLQGIYSAEIPSFPNDTNLGGIFGGRYTTGAQLTLVPTDNIDVGVHYLFSHSPDGLLGNGIGDAQLISPFAPPTAFNTHAVGATVTWRINPNLQFGAWGGWTHSDPVKLSGSVETTNWAVFAAFPNLGRPGNLGGILFGQPPKITSSTLPEGYNFPNFSDGGTAGGRDHTSVHAEMFYRAQLNNNVALTPGVFFIFNPDHNTANDPLIVGSLRATFRF
- a CDS encoding DUF1361 domain-containing protein encodes the protein MKAELIELMARVVQVLQINMRWMTWNLFLAFIPLALSVWLFRIKRGRSWVWWLGFLVFYAFLPNAPYLLTDIIHLIDDIRTIQSVWMITLVLIPVYFLVIMAGFEAYVISLINVGYYLHRIGKSQWIIWMEMITHALCAVGIYWGRFLRFNSWDFVTQPDALLTRGVEEILGKQPLVIIAITFAILVSLHWLMKRVTLGFVSQKSKSIVIQPTSMNTNSHNAS